ATCCATGATACGTCTGGCAGGCGAAGAATGGAATATTATGGAAAGGGTAACGAAACCATGGTTCCGCTGCCTTCGGGGGTGATCGTCCTGATCGCTTCGGGCGTACCGACAGGCCCGCGGACGGGCTTCATGCAAATGGACGTAGGAGGATGGAAACGCCCATGTCAGGATGAGTGAAATGCAGAATGGAAAGGACAGCGACATGACGATCCGGACGAAGCCCCTGCCAACCATTGGCCAGGAGGTTCTGGATCTGGACCCTGGCGCGGGAATCGATGATGTCACGGCGCGCGATCTGGTCGATCTCTGGAGGGATGCGGGTGTCGTCCTGTTTCGCGGGGTGGGAACATCCCCTGAAACATTGCTCAAACTCAGCCGTTGCTTTGGCGAACTCGATCCGCACCCGATCGAAAGCTTTCGGATGCCGGATTATCCCGAATTGATTCTGTTGACCAACAAGGGGGGGCTGCGGGGGCCAGTCTATGCCTTTGATGGCGTGCCGACCTATGGGCGCATTCCCTGGCATACCGATCTCGCTTTTTCGGAAACACCAAATGCGGGTGCGCTTCTCAACATGGTCGAGAAGGCCAGCATCGGTGGTCAGACGGCGTGGCTCGACACGGAAAAAGCCTATGAGGCGCTGGATAGCGATCTTAAACAGAGGATCGAGGGGCTTGAGGCGCGATTCGAGTTTTGCGCCGACCTGGCAAAGATGAAATATTGCAATCCAAATGGCGTGCGCGTCGGTGAATCCAGCGCGAAATTCCCGGATTACCAACCGCTTGCCCGGCCGCTCGTCTGGAAACATCCCGACACCGGCCGCACGATCATGAATTTTTGCCCGCTCAACCTTCAGGGGATCGTCGGGCTGGACGACGCGGAGAATGACGCGCTGATCCAAAGGTTGATCGACGCGGTCATCCAGCCGCAATTCATCTACGAACATGCGTGGGAGGAAGGCGACATCATCCTGTGGGACAATTACCGCATGATGCACAGTGCGATGGGGCATCCGGTGGATGTGGTGCGCGTCGTTCATCGCACCACGCTGCGCGGCACGGCAAAGGCAGGACGGGTTCTGGCATAGGGACTGCCTCCTTCGGGGTCTCCATCCGTGGCAGTCTGAGCAGGGTCTTGTTCCGTGGCGCGCGTGCGGTTATCCTTGGTGCGTGACGCATAATATGATGATCGACCTGCGCGATACGCCGAACTGCGTAGTCCGCCCTTGGGCGGTTCTTGCCTGGATGGACAGTCCGGCGGCGTGGATCGAATTGCGCCGCTACGATCTGCCGCGTCCCAATGAGATGTGGGAACTGGATGACGCGCCGATCCTGTCCATCACCATGCCCCGTGCCGAGGGAACGGAGGGAGAGGTGATGTTCGACAGCGGCGACCGTCGCCATCATCGTGTCGGCCGCATGATGCTGCGTCCGGCGGGCATCGCCATGCATTCACGCGGCGACGGCGGGGTGCTCGACATTCTGACCTGCCGTTTCGATCCTGTGCTGTTTGCGGAGGCGACGGGGCTGAGCGACTGGGATTCGCGTTTGCTTGGCCAATGTGCGGCCCTGACGTCCGCCCCGATCCTGAGCCTTGCCGAAAAATTGCGCCATGAAACGGTGACGCGCGACTTCGGATCGGACATGGCGGTGGAGGCGCTGGTGCGCCTGTTGCTCATCGAAATCGGGCGGATGTTCCGTTCGACCCCGTTGCGGTCGCGGGGACAAGCGGCCCTTGCGTCCTGGCAGATCACCCGGGTCGAGGAAGCGCTGCGCAACAGCGACGGGGCCTGGCCGACGACGGAGGATCTGGCGGTGCTTTGCCGTATCAGCCGGTCCCATTTGTCGCGGTCTTTCGCTGCGACCACGGGCCGGTCGCTGGCCGATCATGCTGCCGCCATCCGGTTGGAACGGGCGCAGGACATGATCCGCCTGGACAAACTGCCGATGGCGCGTATCGCGGAAACACTGGGTTTTGCGACGGCCAGTGCCTTCAGCGCGACCTTCCGCCGCGCCACCGGCTATACGCCGCGCCAGTTCCGGCAGAGCCTGAGCTGAATGAGGGCACCAATCCGGTCAGCCATCCCCATGGATGATCGCCAGCTCGCCCGTCTGCGCAGCCCATAAGGCGTCCCTGCGCACGATCCGCCAGCCTTCCGGTCGCCGTTCCCATTGGTCGACATATTCGCCGTTGGAATCGAAGACGGGGCCGTATGGATCGCTGGGCCGCTGATGCCGTGCCTGGACATAGGCGCGGCTGGTCGCACGGTCCCCTTCCACATCGACCAACAGGCTGCCGATCAGATGCTGCGTCCCGCCGCAACCATCGAGAAAGCGGCGCATGTTCACCGTCAGCGCGACCATGCCCTGCTGTTCCCCGCCCGCGCCATAGTCAAAGCGGATGTCCTGGGCGAAAACGTCGCCCAGACGGTCCCACTGCTTGTCGTCGAGGATGCGGGCGAAGCGCGAGAGGCCGCGCGTGATTTCCCTTTCGTCCAGCAGTGCCTGCGGGGTGGGGGAAGGGGATAATGCGCCGCCCTGTTCGTCCACCACGAACATGCGCGTCGCCTGACGTTCGAAGAGGTTTTCCTCATCTTCGGCGATCTGCCGCGCGATGTCCGGCTCCGCCGACTTCGCCACGAAACGGTCATAAGCCGTGCGATCGGCGAAGCGAATCTCGGTGATGACATCGAAATCGAGCGGCGCGGCGTCGGGGGAGGCAAAGGCGCCTTCCAGATCCACATAATTGCGCCGATAATCGGCAATGCCCGGCAACAGGCGGCGGATCAGCGGCGCATGCCGGGTCTCATAATAATGAACGAAGGCTTCCTGGGAGAGGCCGGATTTGCGTTTCAGCAGGGCGATGCATTTGAACATGGGCGATCCTCTTCCGTAACGGGTGTCATCATCCTGTCAGGATCATGTCGGCGGCTTTTTCCGCCACCATCATCGTTGGTACATTGGTGTTGCCGCCCGGCACGCGGGGCATGACGGAGGCGTCGACCACGCGCAGCCCGGCTACGCCATGCACCCGAAGCTGCGGATCGACCACCGCCATGGGGTCGTGGCCCATGCGGCAGGTGCCCACCGAATGGATGTCCGAAATGGCCGTCTGCCGCAAATAGGCATCCAGTTCCTCATCCGACCGGATGTCGGCGCCGGGCGCCAGTTCCTCTCCCCGGAACGGATCGAACGGACTTTGCGCGAAGATGTCGCGAACGGCGCGGATCGCTGCCCTGCCCATCGCCATGTCCTGGGCCGTGGACAGAATATTGGGATCGATGGCAAGCGGCGCGCCGGCATCCGGACCGGTCAGTCTGATCTCTCCCACGCTTTCGGGGTTCAGCAGGTCGATATGCGCGAAATACCCATGCTGCATGATGAGCTTGCGGCCCATGGCTTCATACAGGGCCATGGCGAAATGCACCTTCACATCAGGAACGTCGGCGCCCGGCATGGTCCGAAGATAGGCGCCGACCTCCGCCGGTGGATTGGCGAGCGGGCCTCGGCGGAACAGCAGGAAATTCGCAACCCCCTTCGCCGCGACCAGCGGATGGAAGAAGTTGAACATGGAAATGGGCTGGGTGCAGGCCTGCTTTACGGTGACGGCGACATGATCGCGATAATTCTGACCGACGCCTGGCAGGTGATGCGCGACGGTAACGCCATGCGCACGCAGATGCTCCCCATCGCCTATGCCCGACAGCATCAGGATATGCGGCGAATGGATCGCGCCTGCGGACAGGATCACTTCGCGCGTGGCTCTCGCTTCCTCGATTTTGCCCTTGCGGCGCCAGACGACGCCCTGGGCGCGGCCTTCCTCGATCAGGACGCGCTCGACATGGGCATCGGTCACGACATGCAGATTGGGCCGGCTACGCGCGGGCGTCAGATAGGCGCGTGCGGAACTCCAGCGCCGCCCGTCCGCCGCCGTGACATCGGCGGGAAACACGCCTTCGCGCCGAGCGCCGCTGGGGTCGTCATTATAGGGCACATTGGCTGCGACGGCGGCATCACGGAAGGCGCGGGCCAGCGGGTGGACAATGCCGGGTCGGGTGACGCGCACCGGGCCGCCGGTCCCGTGGAAGTCCATTTCGCCGCCGGGGGCGAAATCTTCCAGCTTTCTGAAGTAGGGCAGCACGTCCTCATAGCTCCAGCCCTCATTGCCGAGCTGGCGCCAGCCGTCATAATCGCGCGCCGCGCCCCGATCGTAGACCATGCCGTTGATGGAGGATGATCCGCCCAGCACCTTGCCGCGCGGCGTATAGACCTGCCGCCCTTCGGCGTGGCGTTGTGGCACGCTGACGTGCATCCACTGGAACATGCCCCGATACATGATCGGCAGCAGGCCGCCCGGCGCGTGGATGAAGATGCTGCGGTCCTGTCGACCCGCCTCGATCAGCAGAACGCGGTTCCGCGGATCGGCCGAGAGCCGGTTGGCGAGCACGCAACCTGCAGACCCCGCGCCCGCGATGATGAAATCATAGCTGTCGATCATCGTCTCTCCGATATGTCGAAGAGGGATGGCTGGCGCCTATAGTCCATATCCCCTCCATGCGTACTGAATCCATCAGTATGCTATGCAGGTCAATATGATTATGCCGACAGGGGTATTAAATTCGTATGATTTTGCGTTGGGGAGGGCGTTGAGTTATGGTTTTCAACGCCCAAAAATTCCCTCAATTATCGCAATATTCCCAGCGCCCGGCATTGCAGGCCGCCACCGCGCGACGCCATTCCGCCATTTTCCGGGCATAGTCGGCGCGGGCGTCGGCATAGGCCTCGCGATCCCTTTGCGGCACGCGGTAGGTCCGCATGTTTCTGGCGTCCCGCTGACGAACATAGGCCAGCTGCCGCTGATTCATCTGCTTGATCATGGCGCGATCGTGCGCGCGCGCCGCCGCGCTGCGCATGGTGGGATCATGCGGATCGTCGGCCAACGCCGCCGTCGGCAGGAACGACGCGGCCATTGCGATCGCGCAAACAAACGAACCAAGTTTCATGAACATTCGACCCCTTACGCCTTTTCCCCGCTATTCGCTTGCCCGCCGATGCAAGGCAATCGATTTGCGACGAACGGGGAGCGTGGCGTTCAGACGAATGAACCCAGGTAAAAATCCTTGAGGGCATGGGCATCGTGCAGGGCGTTGTGCGGCATCCGGCTGTTGGCGGCGGCACTGAATCCCGCGCCGTTGATGAGCTCCAGGCGAAGTCCGTTCAGGTCGATTATCTCGCCCGGACCCGTCGTGAGAAGAAGGCAGAAATGGGCCAGATCGTCCGGCCAATCCGCGATGATCACCGGATCGCGATCACTCGCCAGATAGGCTTCCAGATGCC
This window of the Sphingobium sp. EM0848 genome carries:
- a CDS encoding TauD/TfdA family dioxygenase — protein: MQNGKDSDMTIRTKPLPTIGQEVLDLDPGAGIDDVTARDLVDLWRDAGVVLFRGVGTSPETLLKLSRCFGELDPHPIESFRMPDYPELILLTNKGGLRGPVYAFDGVPTYGRIPWHTDLAFSETPNAGALLNMVEKASIGGQTAWLDTEKAYEALDSDLKQRIEGLEARFEFCADLAKMKYCNPNGVRVGESSAKFPDYQPLARPLVWKHPDTGRTIMNFCPLNLQGIVGLDDAENDALIQRLIDAVIQPQFIYEHAWEEGDIILWDNYRMMHSAMGHPVDVVRVVHRTTLRGTAKAGRVLA
- a CDS encoding helix-turn-helix transcriptional regulator; this encodes MMIDLRDTPNCVVRPWAVLAWMDSPAAWIELRRYDLPRPNEMWELDDAPILSITMPRAEGTEGEVMFDSGDRRHHRVGRMMLRPAGIAMHSRGDGGVLDILTCRFDPVLFAEATGLSDWDSRLLGQCAALTSAPILSLAEKLRHETVTRDFGSDMAVEALVRLLLIEIGRMFRSTPLRSRGQAALASWQITRVEEALRNSDGAWPTTEDLAVLCRISRSHLSRSFAATTGRSLADHAAAIRLERAQDMIRLDKLPMARIAETLGFATASAFSATFRRATGYTPRQFRQSLS
- a CDS encoding nuclear transport factor 2 family protein, which translates into the protein MFKCIALLKRKSGLSQEAFVHYYETRHAPLIRRLLPGIADYRRNYVDLEGAFASPDAAPLDFDVITEIRFADRTAYDRFVAKSAEPDIARQIAEDEENLFERQATRMFVVDEQGGALSPSPTPQALLDEREITRGLSRFARILDDKQWDRLGDVFAQDIRFDYGAGGEQQGMVALTVNMRRFLDGCGGTQHLIGSLLVDVEGDRATSRAYVQARHQRPSDPYGPVFDSNGEYVDQWERRPEGWRIVRRDALWAAQTGELAIIHGDG
- a CDS encoding GMC family oxidoreductase, with product MIDSYDFIIAGAGSAGCVLANRLSADPRNRVLLIEAGRQDRSIFIHAPGGLLPIMYRGMFQWMHVSVPQRHAEGRQVYTPRGKVLGGSSSINGMVYDRGAARDYDGWRQLGNEGWSYEDVLPYFRKLEDFAPGGEMDFHGTGGPVRVTRPGIVHPLARAFRDAAVAANVPYNDDPSGARREGVFPADVTAADGRRWSSARAYLTPARSRPNLHVVTDAHVERVLIEEGRAQGVVWRRKGKIEEARATREVILSAGAIHSPHILMLSGIGDGEHLRAHGVTVAHHLPGVGQNYRDHVAVTVKQACTQPISMFNFFHPLVAAKGVANFLLFRRGPLANPPAEVGAYLRTMPGADVPDVKVHFAMALYEAMGRKLIMQHGYFAHIDLLNPESVGEIRLTGPDAGAPLAIDPNILSTAQDMAMGRAAIRAVRDIFAQSPFDPFRGEELAPGADIRSDEELDAYLRQTAISDIHSVGTCRMGHDPMAVVDPQLRVHGVAGLRVVDASVMPRVPGGNTNVPTMMVAEKAADMILTG